TTTAAGAGAAGCAAGAAAATTACTGCCTTTTAAGAATACAAAATATGATGTATTTATAAGGTGCAAATACATGATAGGCTCGTATGTAATTTTATGCCTGTAGAGATATACTTCGGTAGGTCTACAATTTGAATCCTATCCATCTTAATCAAGATGGAGGTTGTGTGCAATTTGTCTTTATGTATAATAACAACAAGTACCAGTATTGTTTTTTCAAAACCTGCCATCCCTTTCCACAGGTTGTGTCTCTGCAGATGAAAGTGGTGATCGCCTATTCCTTTCTGATAGCAATCATCATCGGATTATCATATTTGATGGAAATGGAAAGATAATGGACTCTGTATGTATTGAAGTTCTTTCAGTGGAGTTTAAGTCAGACCGcaataatttttctcttttccttttaaacaGATACCTTTTATGATGTTCAGTGGCAAATTTTGCATCATGAACTTCTTTCTgtaaaaaattgatttgtaATGAATTTCGATTTATTACTTTCATGTTTGGCCATGGCCATTACCTACAAAATGAGTTTCTAATTGCCATTCCTAATGAAGGTTAATGTGCATGATTCACATTGACTTGTGAAGGGGATCTGAATTCCCATGTTAAGTGTATAAGCAATCCATTATCAATCTATTATATGATCATCCAGTAGATATAGGTTTTTGAAATGGAATTTGGATTCTTGTGGTGAAGGGCTTCGATGGGCTTTCTATGATTTAACTTTCCTGTTTTCCTTTGTTATTAGCCTTATTTTATATGCATTTACAACATTGATGATGacagtaattttttttttaaaaagagaagaataGATTTACacttacatttttttttatatgtcaGATTGGTTCTTGTCCAGGTTTTGAGGATGGAGAATTCGAGTCTGCCAAGCTACTGCGACCTGCAGCTTCCTTTTATCATAATGCTGAGGATTGCCTGTATATTGTGGATGCGGAGGTATTCATTCAGAAACTTTGATAGGTGATATATGATATTGAAACtgatgaatttttaaaaaaattggtgCCTCAATTTAGACAAGCTTAAGTGTTTAAGTAATCGATTTGTTATCAGAGCTCCTATAGAGGATAATGCTGACACATTTGAATTAATTTGCTGAACCAGCTATCTTTCTAACAGATGTTCCCACTAGAATTATTGTAGGAACAATGATAATTCCAACTGTACTGATATATCTCtgctaatgattatgaattaTAACTTTCTCTGATTTTGCCGTCTtcttgtctttttattttagatatgcTCCTCCTTATTGTATGTGTCTATATGTATATaagaccaaaaaaaaaaaaaattcaatagaCTCCTTGTTTACTAccatttgtttattatttatggaTGAATGCCAACCAACTGAAGGTACGAAAGTTTGTCTAACCTCAAGATGCCAATAACTGTATAGCATGATGATCaatagaatatttattattctgaAATCAATAAAGGTTgttctttccattttctttgagaAAAGAAGTTGCTTTTTGTTGGCATCTTTCCAAGTACTTGACATTCAATTATGCAATTTTTAGATGGTTCTGTgactttatttttactttattgatTCCGGTTCCTAAGAATCAAGCAATCAGGAGAGCGGATATGGAAAGGCGGGTTTTAGAGACTCTCTATCCGACTTGTAGCAtcagtaaaaataatagtagCGTATGGACCTGGATTGTGAATAAAATGGGTTTTGGAAGGAACAGTGATATGAAGTCCAAAGAATTTGATTCCCAGCTGCTGATGTTCCCTTGGCATCTTTTCAAGTCAGTGGATgatagtttattaattatcaacCGCAGGTAAATGATGACGTTCTTAAATATCTTTGGTAATATGTTGCGAGGTACTATATTTGCTTTTGGGTATAGCATGATAGTTGAAGATTATGATGCATGGTAATCAAAAAGGGTATTGGTATCAACAGATTTTCTGTTTAGGTTATAATATGGTTTGTATGAATTTTGAGGAAGTAGACCTTTTAACTGGATCAGTATTGAAGATAAAGTATTATAAAACATGGATGGTTAAAGGCGAAAGAAATCTGGCCAACTGTGAGGAAAACAATactaaaccaaaataaatgGATAGATAaaaggaagatgaagagtGAGAGAAGCTCAAAATTGAAACTGGTCTTTTGCAGTGAAGTGTCAATGACTTCTATTAAAAGTATGGCTCTGCTGTTCCATCATGCATCCATGTCAGACTTAATGACGACTCTTTTATTCCTATCTTTAGTGTTTCATAGAAAGTTCACGCACTTTGTCATGGTTATTTTGAAAGTTCgatttgttaattaatttccgaatgggaaaaaaaaaagattagaaGCAGACATTGTTATGCTGAATCTTGGATGCCTTTTACAAATATCAGAAATTATGTCCCCATTTTGATGAAGATCATCCTATTAAATGCTTCAATCCCTTTTAGTAATTGCCTGTTCCCTGGATTGCCTTTACTTTTTTCCCCTTCAAACATCTCCATATTTAGACAAAACCAAATAGCTTTAACGTGTCCTACTTTTgatctttatataaaatggcTTTCCTGGTTGCATTTATATAAGTAATCTGTGACACAAGGGTCAGTATGGTAaagttttgtttttatttgcaGTTTTGAGTCCTTGTGGATCATGGATTTGGCTtcaggaaaaataaaagaaattatcagAGGTTTAGAAGTTGTCAAACTTTATCTTTTCCCCTTTATTGTTTATAGGCCATCTACTTATGTCTGATATTTTTCTCATCTAATTACTGAAAAGGATTTCCAAAGATTTTGGAGACCTGTGGACAATTGATCACGGAGAAGGTATCCCTCTTGAAACAGATGCCTAATGATTGGCTGCAACAGCAGATTGATGCCAGTTGCTCCCCAGAGGGGCTTCCATTTGCCAGTCTCCTGTCATCTGTAACAACCTTTCAAAATCACCTAATCATGTGTGACACAGGTTCCAATACATTTacttatatttctcttttgtttttctactATTTGGTTTGGTTTATTGCTCATTTATCCCAATACTTTCTTAAAGTTGCACAGAGGGTGGTGAAACTAAATAGAGAATCAGGAATCTGTTCAAACATTCAGTTTTCGAATTTTGGAATCCTTGGATTTCCTTATTGGTCATCCTTTCCTTTGGAGAGAGTTTGTTCGGAGTGAGTAAAACCTGAAGTTTTGCACGATTGACTTTCTGCagactcttttctttttaaatgctTATGATCTTGTTGTTGTAATCAGAGCAACATATGAGAGATAATTAATTGTTCCATTCACTATAATAGTATGTATCTATACATAAATTAGGAGTTCTGGTCTGGAAAGAAATCTATATGAGGAACTTCATCTAATTAGGCACCTAATCAAGCTATACAATTTTCCTAATCTATAATGTACGGGCTGTAACAAGGCCAATATAGCAGTTGTGTGTAAACTTATTTCCTTCTTgtcattttcttcatttgcTGATTTGACAGAGCTCCACCTGATGGAGGATGGATGGATCATCTACAAAGTTTCAGCTTGTTGCCAGGtattttcttgttaatttCTGTCGTTTAGACAGGAAAGAATGTTTGCTGCAAACCAACTTTAGTTGGGGTACAAATAAAACTTGGGGAACATTGTATTTGGCTGGAGATCTATTTTTGTTATCTGATGCATAAAATCTATGTCTGCTTCTATAAGCATGATATCTTCCTCTTGAACtttatgtaaaataaagtTCTCAAACCATTTGTTGATTTGACTTATATCATCAGGATATCCTCTTAAAAATTCTTATTGAAAATGAGTTTGGgcttgttttgaagaccacACCACTCAGCGAATTGCTTATTTTGGCCTACTAAAATGCTTGAACTACTGTTTGTCCATGCAACTTTATGGACCCTGCCAAATTGTAGTTAATTTCTGATTCACATAACAgaattatttcaataaaaaaggCTCCCAAACAGGTGGTCGCATGCCACTGAAGTTCCCAGTTTGTTGCTGCTAacataaaaaagattattcTCGCAAATTTTTAACATCAATTTTTGTGTCTGTTTATAACAGGTAGGATTGACATACGCTTGAATGTAGATATCCCTGTAGATGTTGATCTTGTTGAACCATTACAAGAAGGATGTATATGGCGCCAGGCAAGAGGGGCTGCAACTGAAATTTTGGGACGAGAGGGTGTTGTTGGAACCTCAGAGAAGGTTGAGTTACTCATGTATTTATCCTTTGCATTTGTCCCTTTCTGTTCTTGTCAGTTTCTCTTTTGGTCTGGACTTGTGTCTCTTATTTGTTATTGCACACACAGGTTGGTGTCGCCCAGCAGTGGTACGACGATTTGGATAATCTAGCTTTCTCAACTCCTGAGTCAGAGATGGTTAAAGAAGACAGTTGTGCAAGTTCAGATGTTAAATCTGAAGATAAGAGAGTTCACATTGATTGTTCTGTCAATACAAGTCCAGGAACAAGTGAGGTATGCTTATCTTTCTTGATCTTCAGTTGTTAAGATTTGAGTGTTTTTCTCTATATTGAGGGAATGTGATTGATTTCCTCCCTGTTTGAAATATAAACTACTGAAATTAGTAGTTGAAATACAAAATTGCCTAATTGAGTTTCCGTATGGTCTCACTGTCTAAAACTTAGTAGCAATATCCTTTTTTTCTGtcttttaattcatttaacaGGTTATTATATATGTGGCGCTGTATCTAAAACTTAGAAGGGATCCTGATTCACAAGAGGTCAGTCAGGAGAAATATGCGGCAAGGATAGCTGATATTTTAAACCCGGCAAGAAAAGGAGGAATTGGAAGGGATTCATGCATTCAACTCCTGTTAAAATCAAATGCCGATTTGAGGGACCTCATCTTTATGAGACCCTTACATGTGAGGATCAAAATGGATTGTCCTGATCACCCAAAATCCGAAAATGGAAAAGACATCATCTTAACCAACGACTCTATTGAAGTTAATGTAATGCTTCAGACATGATTTTCAGTCACTACTAGGCACTTGAACAGGACACAAGAACGTTGGCCTGAAGGCTAATTTCACCTTCAGCTCCAAGCCCCTTCCTTTTCGATTTGATAGGAAGGAGGGAAGGGTGAAGTTCTCCAAGTTTTAACACATCAGATGGCTGTTCAACAAGAAAAATTTTGATCATGTGTATGATTATGAGAACCTTGCAATATTTTTCTCCATACTGCTGTTAGTGTCGGTATAGGAAAAGGATGTAAGGTTAGAATAGGAAaggttatttaattaattatattattgtattttgagaataacagaaaagaaatgaaaaacagTTAATTACAAACATTATTGACCCatttcctttttgttattttttctataagaaAAACTATGCAAGTAGCCATAATATTATtcttcataaaagaaaaaaagaatcattatATCAAACACTCactctatatatagagagagaattAATCTGCATATTCCCTGAAGGTTTAAATATGTTCTGAAGCTAAAAAGTTAGTGTTGCCTgaattaggaaaagaaaaaaggaaaagaatgaaagagtTCTCAGCCAAATCCATCTTTATAAATTGTATGGCCACAATTGCCTTTCcgggaaaaagagaaaatgaaaggaaCATGCAAACATGTTCTTCCTGAGCAGAACAGCAGCAGTAGACTCTTTGTATATTCAAGAGTTTCTTGAAAAGAAGTGGACatattatatgttaaattGACCCAATATTGGAATAAAATGCATATCTATTTACCTACAACACAAATGGATTTTCTGATGGTATCttccatataataaaataatgatgtTTTCAATCTTTCActtctaatattgatttatatttttaattttttttggacATGATCCTTAGACAAGTCCATTAGTTGGAAGGATCTTCATTTGACCCTAAATAAATAGAAGTAAGATTTTAAATGATAAGATAgaattcttaatattattttatttaaaaataatgattttagatatagaatttatttaaattataatttgttcAATTTACTAAATTGGCAGATTAAAATTTGAAGGATTCTGAAAGTATTTAAaaccttttaaaaaatttatctcttaaataatactttttatcTAAACAAGAAATGGAGAtttcaaaatcttataaaaccctaaaaagtcTTGGAAAATCTCAATGCAATtgctaatattatattagatttTGTATTCTATAATGTTTCGTAGTGGAATCCGAGTTCTCCATTTCAAGAATGGATCACTTTTacccttttcctttcttttatttctttttcatctgAGGTTACAGCCTTCTGCATAGTCCAGTGCACGTTGGGATCCTCGGAAACAAACTATGCATGAATACTAATTAAGCTATtccatatatacaattaattcTCATTACATGAAtaatagatttttcttttcaaacaGAAATCCTTAgctatatttaatattaacattacatatataaatattttatatttttaaattaaattattgatatatattttaatatttaaaatctgttaatttaatattctaaataaataaatttttatttagtaaataagaaataattggCATTGGATTCAATTGTTTGATAGGTAACACTCGTCTGATGATAGAATGAAATAGCAGtgaaaagaattgaaaattgtTAAGAAGTCAGTTGATTTGACAGTGGAATAGGCCGACTTTCTTAGTTGTACAATGTTAGACTATTCTGTTGTTGGCTGACATGCAAGTTTAGGATAAAACATCATGGGAATGGGATTAGCACaaacaaacaaagattagtaatgattaatttttttattttctccttctctttcttctatttttatgtTACTACAATCTTTAAAATTAAGGGAATCAAGCTTGCACATAACTGTAATATTAGTTATAACCCTCCAACAATGGATTTCCCTCCACAAAATGATATATAGGAAAGACTTTCAAAACCTCCCATTCCATTCAAATTTCTTCTCCAAATTCTACGCTAACTCCAAACAAATCACACCCATTTTTTGTTACTCGCAACCCTCCTTTAGGGCTGCCCTTTTTCTGGGTTCTTGGTTTTTTTTAGAGAATTCTCCAAAgctttttaaaatcttttaattgttagtttttagtttctaggTTTTGGCTATAGCTAGCTGTTCCTAAAACCTCCTCTTTCAGTTCCTCATAACACATATGGCATTCTCTTGACGCTCCTTTTGTTTTAAAGTAGATATAAATGCTATGTACATATTCTGTTGTTGAAAAGATCGagtctttctttccttttttttggCTTTAGAATTCTGGGCGTGTCTGGTTTTTGATTGAAAGGGGTTTCTGAAAGTGTATTTTGATCGAAGTTTTGTGtcacataatatatatatcattgtTATATCTCGATCAAAAAATTCATTCATTGATCATTTGAAGCTAGGCCCATTTGTATCCTTttcttctaaatttaaaagtgaatttttttagaagaagaaatcaaCATCAAGACACACatttatttactatatattaaCGTTCTTTGAACAATGAGTTGTTGTTCATGCTTTTCGTCACAGAAGAAGAAACCAAAAAGGACAAATAGCACCAAAAGATCAGTGCCGCAGCCTCGGCCTGCCTCTCCTCCTCGTCAAAAAGATGCACAAACACAAGTGCATCCACGGCCTGCTGGTAAGCATTTTTTTGTTCAATTGTTTTGGTTAAATTGAACTTCTGGTGCCACCAGACTAGATTTCCTTTGAAGAATACGTTATAGACATTCAAAATCATCCTCTCCATGGGTAAACTGCACAATTGGTGTCAAATTTTTAGAACTTATATCCATTTggtattaatattcttttaccaatatatttatttctgtttcaatttaaaatatctataatttttttagtttatttttattgacgtagtaatagaaaataaaatgttattaattaatttactacATCAATAATATGACTCGagcataatttattatattaagcATCAGGAGTACACctttgaatatataatttagagaaaattttataagtgacttttatatgcttaataagataattatcGGTGAACTGAAATTGTTGATGCCATGAGTTAATTAAGAATGTCTTATTTCTAATGGtcacattaataaaaatagactaaaaaagtgaaagatactaattgaatattaaataaaaatttgatctAACGCAATAATTTACCCAAATTTTTGACAAATCATAAGGATATTAATCACAATATGATTTTGGAGTAATTGTTTTTGCTTTACtagtaataaaaatgaaaatcatgATTGatttatagttatttatttatggtgCAGAAATTCCTAAACCAAAGCCCCCGACTAATAATCATGAGCCTCATGTCCATAAGGATGCCACTAATAATAACAATCACAAAGAAGATGGCAGCAACAATATAGCAGCACAAACTTTCACTTTCCGGGAACTGGCCACAGCTACAAAGAATTTCAGACAAGAATGTCTAATTGGTGAGGGTGGATTCGGAAGAGTATACAAAGGAAAACTCGAAAACACTAATCAGGTAATTAAATGACTAAAATTGGTTTGATGTGTTCATGTCTGCTCCTGTCTTGATGATATTTCCTAAAGTTTTCTTTGTAATCCAagtaaaagttttatattcAAAAACTTTCTGTAACTTCAGATAGTGGCCGTGAAGCAACTTGATAGAAATGGGAGGCAAGGAAACAGGGAATTTCTCGTGGAGGTGTTAATGTTAAGTCTCTTGCACCATCAGAATCTTGTAAATCTTATTGGATATTGTGCTGACGGAGATCAAAGACTTCTTGTGTACGAGTACATGGCATCAGGATCTCTTGAAGACCATCTACTAGGTATAACATAATATCAGCCTAGGGTTCCTTTCTAGCtactttctttattctttctttgacATTACTATATTACAATTGACCCAATCCGTTATGCACTGAACTTCCAGAACTTCCACCGGAGCAAAAGCCATTAGATTGGTTCATAAGAATGAAAATAGCACTGGGTGCTGCTAAAGGTTTAGAGTATTTGCACGACAAGGCCAACCCTCCTGTGATATATCGCGACCTGAAGTCATCAAACATTTTGCTTGACGAGGAATACAATGCAAAGCTCTCTGATTTTGGGCTAGCCAAGCTTGGACCTGTAGGGGACAGGACTCATGTTTCTTCAAGAGTGATGGGAACATATGGTTACTGCGCGCCAGAGTATCAAAGGACAGGCCAATTAACAGTTAAATCAGATGTATACAGCTTCGGAGTTGTTTTGTTAGAGCTAATTACGGGAAGAAGAGCCATTGACACCACAAGATCAACCCATGAGCAAACTCTAGTTACCTGGGTAAGTACACTTACTCATTTCTACACCTTTTTCTAAAGAATCCCGAGCAGTAGCAAATGAGCTTCGGCTCGCCGGTGATACTGGAATCACCCCCAGGGTAAATCCCAATCGGAAAGTTCTGATGAAGGTTAAAAAGGACTAACTAGTTTTCCTGAACAGGCACAGCC
The sequence above is drawn from the Ricinus communis isolate WT05 ecotype wild-type chromosome 7, ASM1957865v1, whole genome shotgun sequence genome and encodes:
- the LOC8264966 gene encoding probable serine/threonine-protein kinase PBL25, giving the protein MSCCSCFSSQKKKPKRTNSTKRSVPQPRPASPPRQKDAQTQVHPRPAEIPKPKPPTNNHEPHVHKDATNNNNHKEDGSNNIAAQTFTFRELATATKNFRQECLIGEGGFGRVYKGKLENTNQIVAVKQLDRNGRQGNREFLVEVLMLSLLHHQNLVNLIGYCADGDQRLLVYEYMASGSLEDHLLELPPEQKPLDWFIRMKIALGAAKGLEYLHDKANPPVIYRDLKSSNILLDEEYNAKLSDFGLAKLGPVGDRTHVSSRVMGTYGYCAPEYQRTGQLTVKSDVYSFGVVLLELITGRRAIDTTRSTHEQTLVTWAQPVFKDPNRYPELADPLLDKDFPVRGLNQAVAVAAMCLQEEAGVRPLMSDVVTALSFLGGDPEAAGATYTTLATLASIPSYTAEDDCSEDDMRKPEGAVAEGMEWGSSSRPGTSRSESVCSS
- the LOC8264967 gene encoding uncharacterized protein LOC8264967 isoform X2 is translated as MIEKIKSIQQRFPQLCIVGFHCGSSIGSADDRTRLVELIMKEFLTFPVLLSSKNFLQMENGACYILFKDFKNSVIYHDRDLDIEILNKAIEELHMQQNGYTNSGISNLRDLKSSWVKQAEVTKEPCSSSFLQNLVLYFPGCVSADESGDRLFLSDSNHHRIIIFDGNGKIMDSIGSCPGFEDGEFESAKLLRPAASFYHNAEDCLYIVDAENQAIRRADMERRVLETLYPTCSISKNNSSVWTWIVNKMGFGRNSDMKSKEFDSQLLMFPWHLFKSVDDSLLIINRSFESLWIMDLASGKIKEIIRGFPKILETCGQLITEKVSLLKQMPNDWLQQQIDASCSPEGLPFASLLSSVTTFQNHLIMCDTVAQRVVKLNRESGICSNIQFSNFGILGFPYWSSFPLERVCSEAPPDGGWMDHLQSFSLLPGRIDIRLNVDIPVDVDLVEPLQEGCIWRQARGAATEILGREGVVGTSEKVGVAQQWYDDLDNLAFSTPESEMVKEDSCASSDVKSEDKRVHIDCSVNTSPGTSEVIIYVALYLKLRRDPDSQEVSQEKYAARIADILNPARKGGIGRDSCIQLLLKSNADLRDLIFMRPLHVRIKMDCPDHPKSENGKDIILTNDSIEVNVMLQT
- the LOC8264967 gene encoding uncharacterized protein LOC8264967 isoform X1; translation: MSRRYQRFRQISKLLPRILPGNQLHKCRKATSIHSAFSTISVPNSDYDGMRSTLILHRGFYSQRYSTISEVSHESNSPPVDDVLSFIKSTFNELQGPNHCWLNKVDHRDKDCLNKDGIFLLIAGQLINNSQIVFMIEKIKSIQQRFPQLCIVGFHCGSSIGSADDRTRLVELIMKEFLTFPVLLSSKNFLQMENGACYILFKDFKNSVIYHDRDLDIEILNKAIEELHMQQNGYTNSGISNLRDLKSSWVKQAEVTKEPCSSSFLQNLVLYFPGCVSADESGDRLFLSDSNHHRIIIFDGNGKIMDSIGSCPGFEDGEFESAKLLRPAASFYHNAEDCLYIVDAENQAIRRADMERRVLETLYPTCSISKNNSSVWTWIVNKMGFGRNSDMKSKEFDSQLLMFPWHLFKSVDDSLLIINRSFESLWIMDLASGKIKEIIRGFPKILETCGQLITEKVSLLKQMPNDWLQQQIDASCSPEGLPFASLLSSVTTFQNHLIMCDTVAQRVVKLNRESGICSNIQFSNFGILGFPYWSSFPLERVCSEAPPDGGWMDHLQSFSLLPGRIDIRLNVDIPVDVDLVEPLQEGCIWRQARGAATEILGREGVVGTSEKVGVAQQWYDDLDNLAFSTPESEMVKEDSCASSDVKSEDKRVHIDCSVNTSPGTSEVIIYVALYLKLRRDPDSQEVSQEKYAARIADILNPARKGGIGRDSCIQLLLKSNADLRDLIFMRPLHVRIKMDCPDHPKSENGKDIILTNDSIEVNVMLQT